AAGGTGGGCCATGTGCTGTTTAGCGGTGATACGCTATTTGCCCGCTCCATTGGCCGTTCGGATTTTCCCGGCGGCAACCACAGTGATTTAATTAGGGGTATAAAAGAAAAGATACTGACCCTGCCGGCAGAAACCAGAATTTACCCGGGCCACGGTCCCGACACCACCGTGGGAGACGAAAAGAAGCATAATCCTTTCTTAAGATAGTAAAAGGGCACCGACGGTGCCCTTACAATATTCCTTTAAAATTATTCTCTACTAAATGATAAAAATCCGCCAGGGTGCCGCTGGCATCCGGTTTAAGCGGTGAGTCTTTACTGTCTATCATACAGTCGGTTACCAGATAGGTTTTTATACCCAGTTTGCCGGCCACAAGGTCTTCCAGTGTGTCGTTACCGACCATCAAGGCCTGGTGGGCTTCCACCTTAAGTTCACGCAATATCTCTGCATAGTAGGCCGGATTTGGTTTGCAATAACGGCTGTTCTCGTAGGTGGTTACCACTTCCCAGGGTTGGTCTGCAATTCCCGCCCATTTCATTCGGGCCTGGATGGCCGCAGCAGGGAACAGGGGATTGGTGGCCAAGGCTATTTTTATATTCTTTTGCACAACTGCCGAAACTACTTTTTTGGCCAAGGGCGTGGGGTCGGTAAACTCCTCCAGCTCAGTGAATTTGGTGGTGTAAAAGGCATCAAACATTGGCAGGATTTCTTCTTCACTGTGATTCACCAGGGGAAGAAAGGTTTCCAAAAATACTTGGCTGTTGTATTTGTCCGGACTGTTGTCTTTAACCATTGCCTTGGTTGCAGTCCATATATAAGCTGCAAATTCTTCGGCATTGTAGTGGGCACTGAATGCTCCGGTTAACCGCTTAAAATACTCATCCATAAATCGCTGTTGGTTCATGGGTAACAAGGTGCCGTCCAGATCGAAAAGAACTGCTTTAAACATATATAAAAAAACCTCTCATTAATACTTTCTTGGTGTATGGTAAAGGCATGGCCGCTTAGTTGGGAATTGTTTTAGTGTTTGCAGCCGCAGGAACAGCCACCCTTACCCTTCTTATGGCCATTGTCCTTTTTTGGTCTCACCGATTCCAGTTGGTCAATAACCTGCTGCCGAATACCCTGCAGGTATATCTGTCTTAGGCGGTGCTGTTCTATTTTTTCCTCCTCTGTCAAACCTTCGCTGCGCTGCTTGCGAGCCAGTGCATTTATTTTTTCTATTAACTCATTGGTAATTGTCATTTGTATCACCCCATTGGTACATTATAACCAAAAAGAACACCTTGAGTAAACTCTTTGGAAAGGAATATTTTTCTGGCACTGTTTTGTTGGAACCTTTACAGTGCCTGCGGCGCCATACTATATAGGCATGTTTTTCTCATTAAATTACGGAAGTTTAATGTTTATGAAGTATTTTTGTGTTATGCTGCAAGAAAGGTAGGCTGTATAAAATTCTAGCTACCTCTTTAATTAAAGGGAAAGCGATGATTATGATGGTAGACCAATTGCTAGTAAAAAGAGCAGCTAAAGGGGATGCCCACGCATTTTTAAAATTGAGTAAGCAATATCAAAGGGGGCTGTACCGGGTTGCCTTTGGTATGCTGGGTAATGAGCATGATGCTGCCGATGCTGTACAAGAAACGCTGTTAAAGGCTTATCGTGATGTGGCTAATTTACGCAATCATCAACAATTTAAGAGTTGGCTGTACCGTATTTTAACCAACCGCTGCATTGATATTTTGCGCCAGCGCCAACGCACCACGCCGGTAGAAAATGTCTGGAAAAACGAGGCGGTGGAAAACAATTGGGATTTAAAGGTTGACATAGCCAATGCCTTGGCAGGATTAGACGAACAACACCGTACGGTGGTGGTGCTGCGTTTTTTTCAAGATATGCAGCTGGGGGATATTGCAGTGGTGCTTAACATACCGGTGGGTACAGTGAAGTCCAGACTGCATCGGGCGATGAAAAAGTTAAAGTTATCATTGTCAACTGCTGAAGAGGGCAGAGTGGGGGGTGAGACCATTGACCTGTGTTAAAGTAGCGGAACTGCTGGAGGACTATGTGCTGGGACAGCTGTCCCTTGAAGAAGAAAAAAAGGTCAATGAGCATCTAAAACACTGCCCTGCCTGTAAAAAAGAATACTTGGCGCTTAAAAGGTTAACCGAGGAATTACACCAATGGTCCGGCCGCATTGAGATGCCCAAAGATTTAGAGAAAAAGATTGAAAATATTATACTGGAAGAAGCCAAGTCCCGGACAAAACTCCCAAGGGCTTATAAAAATGCTTTAACCTATGCGGCCGCTGCCGCTTTGCTGTTCTCTGTTTCCTGGGGGGTATGGTCACAAACCGATTTATTTATAAAAGATGACCCTGTGCCCATGCAGCAGGCTGCACCCAAGGAGGATCTTGCCTCCATGCAGAGGGCTGCTGAACAGGGTCCTGCCCGGGGATTTGACGGCCATGATAGCCTGGAACTCTTTGATTACGGAGACCAGGATGTGCCCCCTGATCTTGAAACACCTGTGTCCAATGAAGTTGATGGGGTTAAGGATGCGGAAATGGTGACCATGGCTTTGGATTCACCAATGACTGCCGGGCCGGAAGGGAGCATTCAGCAGCCCTTTATTCCACCCCATGAGGTGCAAAGTATTGTAATAGATAGGGGTGGAGATATTTTCTCGCTGCCAAAGGATGAAGAAAATCAAGGGATAGTGGATATGCTGGTGCAAGGTGTAAATGAGGCTGAAATAGTGGAAAATACGGAAAAGGTCAATGACAGGGTATTTAAGCAGCAAATATATATTCAACTTGCGGACGGCAGCAAATATCAAATACTGTACAATGGGGACAGCAACAAAGCCCTTGTG
This portion of the Desulfofalx alkaliphila DSM 12257 genome encodes:
- a CDS encoding HAD family hydrolase; translated protein: MFKAVLFDLDGTLLPMNQQRFMDEYFKRLTGAFSAHYNAEEFAAYIWTATKAMVKDNSPDKYNSQVFLETFLPLVNHSEEEILPMFDAFYTTKFTELEEFTDPTPLAKKVVSAVVQKNIKIALATNPLFPAAAIQARMKWAGIADQPWEVVTTYENSRYCKPNPAYYAEILRELKVEAHQALMVGNDTLEDLVAGKLGIKTYLVTDCMIDSKDSPLKPDASGTLADFYHLVENNFKGIL
- a CDS encoding DUF896 domain-containing protein, whose product is MTITNELIEKINALARKQRSEGLTEEEKIEQHRLRQIYLQGIRQQVIDQLESVRPKKDNGHKKGKGGCSCGCKH
- a CDS encoding RNA polymerase sigma factor: MIMMVDQLLVKRAAKGDAHAFLKLSKQYQRGLYRVAFGMLGNEHDAADAVQETLLKAYRDVANLRNHQQFKSWLYRILTNRCIDILRQRQRTTPVENVWKNEAVENNWDLKVDIANALAGLDEQHRTVVVLRFFQDMQLGDIAVVLNIPVGTVKSRLHRAMKKLKLSLSTAEEGRVGGETIDLC
- a CDS encoding anti-sigma factor family protein, whose protein sequence is MTCVKVAELLEDYVLGQLSLEEEKKVNEHLKHCPACKKEYLALKRLTEELHQWSGRIEMPKDLEKKIENIILEEAKSRTKLPRAYKNALTYAAAAALLFSVSWGVWSQTDLFIKDDPVPMQQAAPKEDLASMQRAAEQGPARGFDGHDSLELFDYGDQDVPPDLETPVSNEVDGVKDAEMVTMALDSPMTAGPEGSIQQPFIPPHEVQSIVIDRGGDIFSLPKDEENQGIVDMLVQGVNEAEIVENTEKVNDRVFKQQIYIQLADGSKYQILYNGDSNKALVDGVLIVPGPALSEALEALLTN